In Bacillus sp. SB49, a single window of DNA contains:
- a CDS encoding ABC transporter permease — protein sequence MNINQLIIRNLKKNVKNYYLYSFALIFSVALYFSFVTLQYDPAMSMDGSIKGEAALRVASVLLIAIVAIFLIYANNIFIKRRGKEIGLFQLIGMTKNRIFRLISLENLIVYFGSLIVGTFAGFAVSKLMMMALFRITDIEEVATLSFSGKALLQTILVFMAIYLFIMLLNYFFIRRQSILSLFRTKSKTETRVGNISVWEILMGIFGLTLIIAGYYVSSKLFSGDFNSMNQLFAAMVFILAAVIIGTYFFYKGSVRFVSNLLRKNKQGYLNINEVLSLSSMMFRMKSNAMLLTIITTVSALAIGLLSLTYISYYSVYDVGSISSPDDFSFVSEEDAAAYTEALDQTGIAYSEEKVDVTDARVMVKDIFGTNLEEMQIENNQMDMPVVADTALEDTVLEDDQVLFAGYNDAYMQMSQLKDEGKVQLITSEGKMDADYIGSTKENVLSRAFTFGAPAAVVSENTFQKLKQEQLDDIQTTYDTYTGVNVEDRADIETADDIFQSMTFAKENENLSLYAQTESQKKTMGLSMFIVGFLGLTFLVTSGCVLYFKQMDEGDEEKPNYTILRKLGFSRGDLLRGIQGKQLFNFGIPLVVGLLHSYFAVQSGWFFFGTELWTPMFVVMGVYTLLYSVFGLLSVLYYKRIIKEAL from the coding sequence ATGAATATTAATCAACTGATTATCCGCAATTTGAAAAAGAATGTGAAGAACTATTACCTGTACTCTTTCGCTCTCATTTTCAGTGTCGCCCTTTACTTCTCGTTCGTGACGCTGCAGTATGATCCGGCGATGAGCATGGATGGATCGATCAAGGGCGAGGCTGCGCTGCGGGTCGCTTCCGTTCTCTTGATTGCGATCGTAGCTATCTTCCTCATCTATGCGAACAATATCTTCATCAAGCGGCGCGGGAAGGAAATCGGATTGTTCCAGCTGATCGGAATGACGAAGAACCGGATTTTCCGGCTCATCAGCCTGGAGAACCTGATCGTTTATTTCGGCTCCTTGATCGTCGGGACGTTCGCCGGTTTCGCCGTCTCGAAGCTGATGATGATGGCGCTCTTCCGGATTACAGACATCGAGGAAGTCGCCACGTTGTCCTTTTCCGGGAAGGCCTTGCTCCAAACGATCCTTGTCTTCATGGCAATCTATCTGTTCATCATGCTGCTCAACTACTTTTTCATCCGCAGACAGAGTATCCTGTCGCTGTTCCGGACGAAATCGAAGACGGAGACGAGAGTCGGGAACATATCCGTCTGGGAGATTCTGATGGGTATCTTCGGACTGACCCTGATCATCGCAGGCTACTACGTCTCCTCGAAGCTGTTCAGCGGGGATTTCAATTCCATGAACCAGCTGTTTGCGGCAATGGTCTTTATTCTGGCAGCGGTCATCATCGGAACGTACTTCTTCTATAAGGGATCGGTACGCTTCGTATCGAACCTGCTTCGCAAAAATAAGCAGGGATATTTGAACATCAATGAAGTGTTGTCCTTATCATCGATGATGTTCCGGATGAAATCGAATGCGATGCTCCTGACGATCATCACGACCGTCTCCGCCCTCGCTATCGGTCTGCTGTCGCTCACCTACATTTCGTACTATTCGGTCTATGATGTCGGAAGCATTTCTTCTCCGGACGATTTCAGTTTCGTGTCCGAAGAAGATGCGGCCGCCTACACGGAGGCGCTTGATCAGACCGGCATCGCCTACAGCGAAGAAAAGGTCGACGTTACAGATGCGCGGGTGATGGTCAAAGACATTTTTGGTACGAATTTAGAGGAAATGCAAATAGAGAACAATCAAATGGATATGCCGGTCGTCGCTGATACGGCTCTGGAGGACACGGTGCTTGAGGATGATCAAGTCCTGTTCGCCGGCTACAACGATGCGTACATGCAGATGTCCCAGCTGAAGGACGAGGGCAAGGTGCAGTTGATCACATCAGAAGGGAAGATGGACGCAGATTACATCGGCAGCACGAAAGAAAACGTCCTCTCCAGAGCCTTCACGTTCGGCGCACCAGCGGCCGTCGTCAGTGAGAACACCTTCCAAAAGCTGAAACAGGAGCAGCTGGACGATATCCAGACCACCTACGACACGTACACAGGGGTGAACGTGGAAGACAGAGCGGACATCGAAACGGCGGATGATATCTTCCAATCGATGACATTTGCGAAGGAGAACGAAAACCTGTCCCTCTATGCGCAGACGGAGTCACAGAAAAAAACAATGGGACTGAGTATGTTCATTGTCGGTTTCCTTGGACTTACCTTCCTCGTCACATCCGGCTGTGTTCTATACTTCAAACAGATGGACGAAGGGGATGAAGAGAAACCGAACTACACGATTCTGAGAAAGCTCGGCTTCAGCCGCGGCGATCTCCTGCGGGGAATTCAAGGGAAGCAGTTGTTCAATTTCGGCATCCCGCTCGTCGTCGGTCTGCTGCACAGCTACTTCGCCGTCCAATCCGGCTGGTTCTTCTTCGGAACGGAGCTGTGGACACCGATGTTCGTCGTCATGGGCGTCTACACCCTGCTCTATTCCGTCTTCGGATTATTGTCGGTCCTGTATTACAAACGCATTATAAAAGAGGCACTCTGA
- a CDS encoding IS3 family transposase (programmed frameshift) — protein sequence MNKWSKEEKLSIVWRYQNENISIRGLSEELDIDNSSLRYWVKLFEYHGNEAFHFPYTNYPPAFKLKVINYIQETGASIREASALFHIPDFSMVRRWIVKWKQGGLAALGPAQEDQLLMAKDKSNKPSRSFKSIEEEIEYLRMENAYLKKLNALVEEEQEPTERQKAQTVFELRHAFPVYKLVKVAGIPRSTYYYHVKQMGKTDPDRELKEKITEIFHQSDRKYGYRRVQNQLENEGIHVNHKKVYRLMKELGLRCQVRMKKYHSYKGKVGEVADNLLNREFTASKPNQKWVTDITEFKLFGEKLYLSPILDLFNGEIITYTIGLRPTYALVAEMLENGLQRLNPEDELMMHSDQGWHYQMRPYRERLQEAGITQSMSRKGNCHDNAVIENFFGIMKSELLYYKEFESIEHFKEQLAAFMDNYNHQRIKSKLRMSPIQFREKFNKAS from the exons ATGAATAAATGGAGTAAAGAAGAAAAGTTAAGCATTGTGTGGAGATATCAAAACGAAAACATCAGTATACGAGGACTTTCCGAAGAACTCGACATCGATAATTCTTCGTTACGATATTGGGTCAAATTGTTTGAGTATCATGGGAATGAAGCTTTTCACTTTCCCTATACAAACTACCCTCCTGCCTTTAAACTGAAGGTAATTAACTATATTCAGGAAACAGGAGCCTCCATACGTGAAGCTTCCGCTCTCTTTCACATTCCAGACTTCTCCATGGTTCGCCGATGGATCGTGAAGTGGAAACAGGGCGGCCTGGCGGCCTTGGGTCCTGCACAGGAGGATCAACTACTTATGGCTAAGGACAAATCCAATAAACCGTCTCGTTCTTTCAAATCGATAGAAGAAGAAATCGAATACCTACGCATGGAGAACGCTTATCTAAAAAAATTAAATGCCTTAGTCGAAGAGGAA CAAGAACCAACCGAAAGGCAAAAAGCCCAAACGGTCTTCGAACTAAGGCACGCCTTCCCTGTATATAAACTCGTCAAGGTAGCTGGTATCCCCCGTAGTACTTACTACTATCACGTGAAGCAGATGGGGAAAACAGATCCTGATCGTGAGCTGAAAGAAAAGATCACGGAAATCTTCCATCAATCTGATAGGAAATACGGGTATCGTCGGGTTCAAAATCAGTTGGAGAATGAAGGTATTCATGTGAATCATAAAAAAGTTTACCGCCTGATGAAAGAGTTAGGCCTTCGATGCCAAGTTCGCATGAAGAAATACCATTCTTATAAAGGGAAAGTCGGTGAAGTAGCCGATAATCTCTTGAATAGGGAATTTACAGCTTCGAAACCGAATCAGAAATGGGTAACGGATATTACGGAGTTTAAATTGTTTGGTGAAAAACTCTATCTTTCTCCCATTCTGGACTTATTTAATGGTGAAATCATTACGTATACGATCGGGTTGCGCCCTACGTACGCCTTGGTAGCGGAAATGTTGGAGAACGGCCTTCAGCGTTTGAACCCGGAAGACGAATTAATGATGCATTCCGACCAGGGATGGCATTATCAAATGCGTCCCTATCGAGAACGTCTTCAAGAGGCAGGCATCACCCAAAGTATGTCTAGAAAAGGGAACTGTCACGATAATGCCGTGATAGAAAACTTCTTCGGCATCATGAAATCAGAGCTTTTATACTACAAAGAATTTGAAAGTATCGAGCACTTCAAAGAGCAACTGGCAGCGTTTATGGATAATTATAATCATCAAAGAATTAAGTCGAAACTCCGCATGAGTCCGATTCAATTTCGTGAGAAATTTAATAAAGCGTCATAA
- a CDS encoding type II toxin-antitoxin system PemK/MazF family toxin, whose protein sequence is MSDIYTPQMKDVVWVDIDFYDKKTGEMSNKGARPCVVMKVEDDQVHLRTLTSQIKTYPANKHGVLVEKDDVNKLKKDSAVLCTSDNYFSMSREEIGHLEKSGEISTAQMLDVMRKSVACNRMDIQLRKSVQKSGSLS, encoded by the coding sequence ATGAGTGATATCTACACACCCCAAATGAAGGACGTCGTCTGGGTGGACATCGACTTTTATGACAAAAAAACAGGGGAAATGAGCAATAAAGGCGCCCGTCCCTGTGTCGTCATGAAGGTGGAAGACGATCAAGTCCACCTGCGGACGTTGACCTCGCAGATCAAAACATATCCAGCGAACAAACACGGCGTCCTCGTCGAAAAAGACGACGTCAATAAACTGAAGAAGGATTCCGCCGTCCTCTGCACGTCCGATAACTATTTCTCCATGAGCAGAGAAGAAATCGGACACCTCGAAAAGTCAGGCGAGATCTCCACGGCTCAAATGCTTGACGTCATGCGGAAATCGGTCGCCTGCAACCGGATGGATATCCAGCTGAGAAAAAGCGTCCAGAAATCAGGATCCCTTTCCTGA
- a CDS encoding serine--tRNA ligase: protein MFNKDKVNLRRKSNRMYMTILGGVFLGLAFFLTSGFVFEEKVEVLSSPVNEDIKVSSTENVVINRWIYDPKTGQMEVIIDTGHLKNEYDTIDFEAFQRSDGSEVDTEVVFQYEDHYVVRLEGLSTDYTQVALDLIGTKEVPEEEEAEEEQSGRSILRTLYADYREVEEASIEERESGEYISYTTDLIIEGIRENIQTVEEDIKDLKADSKDAEERIASLREDKVYQTDEEKLQTDNDINALEVKKNETAKEIERLKMDLERFDDKIQKTEQREREQLLETTD, encoded by the coding sequence ATGTTCAACAAAGATAAAGTGAATCTGAGGAGGAAGTCGAACCGGATGTATATGACCATCCTCGGCGGCGTCTTTCTTGGGCTCGCGTTTTTCCTGACGTCCGGGTTTGTTTTCGAGGAGAAAGTGGAGGTGCTGTCTTCTCCTGTCAACGAAGATATCAAGGTTTCCTCCACGGAGAATGTCGTCATCAACCGGTGGATCTATGATCCGAAGACGGGGCAGATGGAGGTCATCATCGATACCGGACATCTGAAGAATGAATACGACACGATCGATTTTGAAGCCTTCCAGAGAAGCGACGGCAGCGAGGTCGATACCGAGGTCGTTTTCCAGTACGAAGACCACTACGTCGTCCGTTTGGAAGGACTGTCGACTGATTATACTCAGGTCGCTCTCGATTTGATCGGAACGAAAGAAGTCCCCGAGGAGGAAGAGGCGGAAGAGGAGCAGTCCGGCCGCTCCATCCTGAGGACGTTGTATGCCGACTACAGGGAAGTGGAAGAAGCATCGATTGAGGAACGGGAGAGCGGCGAGTACATTTCCTACACGACCGACCTCATCATCGAAGGCATCAGAGAGAATATCCAAACCGTAGAAGAAGACATCAAGGATCTGAAGGCAGATTCCAAGGATGCAGAGGAACGGATCGCTTCCCTGCGCGAGGATAAAGTCTACCAGACCGATGAAGAGAAACTTCAGACGGACAATGACATCAATGCACTGGAAGTTAAAAAGAACGAGACAGCGAAAGAAATAGAGCGCTTGAAGATGGACTTGGAGCGATTCGACGATAAGATTCAAAAGACAGAACAGCGGGAGCGCGAGCAGCTCCTTGAGACAACCGATTGA
- a CDS encoding lysozyme family protein, translating to MSNLAKNAVKLGAGFLSLKAKLIILLVVVVGFFLFVLGVGIFQSFIGGSDSNSGTSGEIISLPPGTFPLNDTVEGYRSDVEMYAREFGIESHVDVLLAMMMQESGGGGDDPFQASESKCGYIGCITDPKASIEQGVKHYKSVLEKANGDIKLALQSYNFGGGFIDYVNDRGGAYTEDLAVSFSQMMYEKLKHTGLYSCIRGDSVPSGACYGDVMYVDAVLKYYHPVSSDAIAGISPSFNGDFVRPIQGSAEITSDYGYRTHPVTGEEKSMHNGIDFACMGGVTPIHSVGDGVVVYSQGAGTYGNSVVIQHEDQLYTHYAHLSSIDVSEGSRIQAGDKLGVCGTTGRSTGPHLHLETKKEMWSGHMDPKEVLGF from the coding sequence TTGAGCAATCTAGCGAAGAACGCAGTCAAACTGGGAGCAGGCTTCCTCTCGCTCAAAGCGAAATTGATCATCCTGCTCGTCGTTGTCGTCGGTTTTTTCCTTTTTGTCCTCGGTGTCGGCATCTTCCAGAGCTTCATCGGCGGATCGGATAGTAACAGTGGGACATCCGGGGAAATCATCAGCCTTCCCCCGGGTACCTTTCCTCTCAATGATACGGTGGAAGGCTACCGGAGCGATGTCGAAATGTATGCCAGGGAATTCGGAATCGAGAGCCACGTCGACGTCCTGCTTGCGATGATGATGCAGGAGTCGGGCGGAGGCGGGGATGACCCGTTCCAGGCAAGTGAGAGCAAGTGCGGCTACATTGGCTGCATCACCGACCCGAAGGCATCCATCGAACAAGGCGTCAAACATTACAAGAGCGTCCTCGAGAAGGCGAACGGGGATATTAAACTGGCCCTCCAGTCGTATAACTTCGGCGGCGGGTTCATCGATTATGTGAATGACCGCGGCGGTGCTTATACCGAGGACCTCGCTGTTTCCTTTTCGCAAATGATGTACGAGAAGCTGAAGCATACAGGGCTTTACAGCTGTATCCGCGGGGATTCCGTTCCAAGCGGCGCCTGTTACGGAGATGTGATGTATGTCGATGCGGTCCTGAAGTATTACCATCCTGTGTCGAGTGACGCGATTGCGGGCATCTCCCCAAGCTTCAACGGTGATTTCGTCCGGCCGATCCAGGGCAGTGCGGAAATCACCAGTGATTACGGCTACCGGACCCACCCGGTGACAGGAGAGGAAAAATCGATGCACAACGGCATCGACTTCGCCTGTATGGGCGGCGTAACACCGATCCACTCGGTCGGAGACGGGGTGGTCGTGTACAGCCAGGGTGCGGGAACTTATGGGAATTCCGTCGTCATCCAGCATGAAGATCAGCTGTACACCCACTATGCCCACTTGTCGAGCATCGACGTATCGGAAGGTTCGCGAATTCAGGCGGGCGATAAACTCGGCGTCTGCGGAACGACAGGAAGATCGACGGGACCTCACCTGCATTTGGAAACGAAAAAAGAAATGTGGAGCGGACATATGGATCCGAAAGAGGTTCTCGGATTTTAA
- a CDS encoding VirB4 family type IV secretion system protein, translating to MQAILSRFKPSDTEKKDDKEVYGYNPYLLSEIQSQGGIKFDEAFIRKGDGYETSIHIYDFQTIVSDFWLEQIMNMPNVVASLDISTPNRKEVMDNINKSMAEQKVRGENAKDTSDLIEASQSYEELQDIYNEIRQGEVLKRIILRLFVSAKTIDELERTVKEVIDTLESLNFRGSVFLNEQEYEWEGLFSSYSTQQKYPNKRKGVEIPSLSLAGGFPFHFTALNDPFGTHYGTTDTNGNVIFDLFHKDQKRKFYNALMIGKMGSGKSTLLKKVALDNAVKGHKVRILDITGEFEDLTHALGGKIIALDGSNGIINPLHVYKTASNDDGTANEQLSFTQHLSKMSVFYRFLNPDTTNAEIKEYENLLRNLYVEHGLWVEGEEENRITDRKAEEYPTFSDFLYYLRKELYEDIDAQRVYENIGVVRRERLEHIELNISNLVQNYAHLFDGPSSIDNFDHEYFVSFPLRNLSELKPEIFQAQLFNVMNMLWDGMLNNGQPQFQAFNKHRLEFEDAIRYLILIDEAHHIINTRKGSEHGVQYLQRFMREARKYFGGIFFASHLITDFVPENADQNSAEEVKKLFSLTQYKFIAEQDSESLSRLKEVFVGQLNDSELNQIPFLQTGQVLLSISSVKNIKMNVDVSKEELDLFGGGA from the coding sequence CTGCAAGCGATATTAAGCCGATTCAAGCCATCGGACACGGAGAAGAAAGATGACAAAGAAGTCTATGGTTACAACCCTTATCTGCTGTCTGAGATTCAGAGTCAGGGCGGCATCAAGTTCGACGAAGCCTTCATCCGTAAAGGGGACGGCTATGAAACAAGCATCCACATCTACGATTTCCAAACGATCGTTTCCGACTTCTGGCTCGAGCAGATCATGAACATGCCGAACGTCGTGGCAAGCCTGGATATCAGTACCCCGAACCGGAAGGAAGTCATGGATAATATCAACAAGAGTATGGCCGAGCAGAAAGTCCGCGGAGAGAATGCCAAGGATACCTCGGACTTGATCGAAGCATCCCAGAGCTATGAAGAGCTTCAGGACATCTACAATGAAATCCGTCAGGGAGAAGTGCTGAAGCGGATCATCCTTCGTCTGTTTGTCAGTGCGAAGACGATCGATGAGCTGGAGCGTACCGTCAAAGAAGTCATCGATACGCTCGAATCTCTCAACTTCCGGGGAAGTGTGTTTCTCAATGAGCAGGAATACGAGTGGGAAGGGCTGTTCAGCAGCTACTCGACCCAGCAGAAATATCCGAACAAACGGAAAGGGGTCGAGATTCCGTCCTTGTCGCTTGCGGGCGGCTTTCCGTTCCACTTCACCGCTCTGAACGATCCGTTCGGTACCCATTACGGAACGACGGACACCAACGGCAACGTCATTTTCGATTTGTTCCATAAAGACCAGAAGCGTAAGTTCTACAACGCCCTCATGATCGGAAAAATGGGATCAGGGAAGTCGACGCTTCTGAAGAAGGTGGCGCTTGATAATGCGGTGAAGGGGCACAAAGTCCGGATTCTTGATATTACCGGAGAGTTTGAGGATCTGACCCATGCTCTCGGCGGAAAAATCATCGCCCTCGACGGATCGAACGGGATCATCAATCCGCTGCACGTCTATAAGACAGCATCGAACGATGACGGCACGGCGAACGAGCAGCTCTCGTTCACCCAGCACCTTAGTAAAATGAGCGTCTTCTACCGCTTTTTGAACCCGGATACGACCAATGCGGAAATCAAAGAATACGAGAATCTCCTGCGCAACCTGTACGTCGAGCACGGCTTATGGGTCGAAGGGGAGGAAGAGAACCGCATCACCGACCGGAAGGCGGAGGAATACCCGACGTTCAGTGACTTCCTCTACTACCTGCGGAAAGAGCTGTATGAAGACATTGATGCCCAGCGAGTCTATGAAAATATCGGCGTCGTCCGCCGCGAGCGTCTGGAACATATCGAACTGAACATATCCAACCTCGTCCAGAACTATGCGCACTTATTTGACGGACCGTCGAGCATCGATAACTTCGACCACGAGTACTTTGTATCGTTTCCGCTCCGTAATCTATCCGAGCTGAAGCCGGAAATTTTCCAGGCCCAGCTGTTCAACGTCATGAACATGCTGTGGGACGGCATGTTGAATAACGGACAGCCGCAATTCCAGGCGTTCAACAAGCACCGCCTCGAATTTGAGGATGCTATCCGTTATTTGATCCTGATCGATGAAGCCCACCATATCATTAATACGAGAAAAGGTTCGGAACACGGCGTCCAGTATTTGCAGCGCTTCATGCGGGAGGCACGGAAATATTTCGGCGGCATTTTCTTCGCGAGCCACCTGATCACCGACTTCGTACCGGAGAACGCTGATCAGAACAGCGCCGAAGAAGTGAAGAAGCTGTTCAGTCTGACGCAGTACAAATTCATCGCCGAACAGGACAGCGAATCGTTGAGCAGGCTGAAAGAGGTTTTCGTGGGGCAATTAAATGACAGTGAATTGAATCAGATTCCATTCCTCCAGACTGGACAGGTGCTGTTGTCGATCTCGTCTGTGAAGAACATCAAGATGAACGTCGATGTGTCGAAGGAGGAGCTGGACTTATTCGGTGGAGGTGCTTGA
- a CDS encoding DUF5592 family protein, with protein MANYRIPKNVTSELKINKALYLTDLGILVGLLLFTFVMSNVVHASFTWLFYIFMIIVAGLTIIRPATNPKKRMYEAIYLSLRRRKDTYIAIDYEVDESDENNEVVGDTDGFIR; from the coding sequence ATGGCGAATTACCGCATACCCAAGAACGTGACGAGTGAGCTGAAGATCAATAAGGCGTTGTACCTGACCGATCTCGGCATCCTCGTCGGACTGCTTTTGTTTACGTTTGTGATGAGCAATGTCGTTCACGCTTCCTTCACGTGGCTTTTCTATATATTCATGATCATCGTCGCGGGCCTGACGATCATCCGGCCTGCGACGAATCCGAAGAAGCGGATGTATGAAGCGATCTACCTTTCCCTGCGAAGAAGGAAGGACACATATATCGCCATTGATTATGAGGTGGACGAGAGCGATGAGAATAATGAAGTGGTAGGTGATACAGATGGCTTTATTCGATGA
- a CDS encoding pLS20_p028 family conjugation system transmembrane protein, translating into MSDEEILQKLLEFGDYLTKGTIIQDTFRWVLWMFVKGLAWIVDALEDVADTILGLKSFYNNQDFVDFVDQFQPVFVILLAFNLLYIGYLLIFQKKFNREGVFTNLIMALMIIVVLGTGMQKADRFTDDAIQAINYSGEGGKIASQVVKSNITDIGLYDINGWDNPELEEKNNIDPEFATDININSYLQKDSDITEEENLSNDGEKILSHKVETLGDGSRKIIDLEDGSWITDITKEYYYRYTVDWINMIGTLLIMAFVLITISVKLAKLFFELAFNYVLAGIIAPTDIHNGQKMKQVVQNILNIFLVTIMIFLSMKVYMIGTGWIGENFDGIVYLIAMIGFAAAVIEGPNIVERLFGIDAGLKSGWGALAGTYAAARGAQGLAKSAGRTGGAMVNKSAGAVGGLVGVAGGLAGKQQGSGEASAGQKGGAPKSAPSHEQKNNQTAESEAESGGREAAAGVEETTTANEQAPGSIHDEMDKQDGEESASGAAGPPSLHDEMAKKGYTGAGTPPSKQGKKANDAGKPGQGGAAGQGEKSGTGSGAPTGGASGAQTSGAPASGPEQGVQRMPNAPGGAEDRGSTGTSAEHSTESGAPAAGVSGGNRPGTASSGSSSTASRSGGTETAPGTSEKGASSSSGTVSPGSSPRGAGSASSGSSGSRPAASGSSGSAPVERVTTTTKTTTAGPAAPSSGASPAPARQERRTTRTTSSGGSSRPVSGGSSGSGTREVIHEQEQVVEERHVGHVLRDTFQNNRTVQHTRTGYQVGRNTGKAMKRNVKKQVKKFKG; encoded by the coding sequence ATGAGTGATGAGGAAATACTCCAGAAACTGTTGGAATTCGGAGACTACCTGACGAAAGGGACGATCATTCAGGATACCTTCCGCTGGGTGCTGTGGATGTTCGTCAAGGGGCTCGCGTGGATCGTCGATGCGCTGGAAGATGTAGCGGATACGATTCTCGGCTTGAAATCCTTCTATAACAATCAGGATTTCGTCGATTTCGTCGATCAATTCCAGCCTGTGTTCGTCATCCTGCTGGCCTTCAACCTGTTATATATCGGCTACCTGCTGATTTTTCAGAAGAAGTTCAACAGGGAGGGCGTCTTCACGAACCTGATCATGGCACTGATGATCATCGTCGTGCTCGGAACAGGAATGCAGAAGGCGGACCGCTTTACGGATGACGCGATCCAGGCAATCAACTATTCCGGCGAAGGCGGGAAGATCGCTTCACAGGTCGTGAAAAGCAATATTACAGATATCGGACTGTATGATATCAACGGTTGGGATAATCCAGAGCTGGAGGAAAAGAACAACATCGATCCCGAATTCGCTACAGACATCAATATCAACTCCTACTTACAAAAGGACAGCGATATAACGGAAGAAGAGAACCTTAGTAATGACGGAGAAAAAATATTAAGCCATAAAGTCGAGACCCTCGGTGACGGATCGCGGAAAATTATCGACCTCGAGGACGGCAGCTGGATCACGGATATTACGAAGGAGTATTACTACCGCTATACGGTGGACTGGATCAATATGATCGGGACACTGCTGATCATGGCTTTTGTGCTGATCACCATTTCCGTGAAGCTTGCCAAGCTGTTCTTCGAGCTCGCCTTCAACTACGTTCTGGCGGGCATCATTGCGCCGACGGATATCCACAACGGACAGAAGATGAAGCAGGTCGTACAGAACATCCTGAACATCTTCCTCGTTACGATCATGATTTTTCTCAGTATGAAAGTGTACATGATCGGGACCGGCTGGATCGGAGAGAACTTCGACGGCATCGTCTATTTGATCGCCATGATCGGCTTTGCCGCAGCGGTGATAGAAGGGCCGAATATCGTCGAGCGGCTGTTCGGCATCGACGCCGGATTGAAGTCCGGATGGGGTGCGTTGGCAGGTACATATGCGGCGGCAAGAGGAGCCCAGGGACTTGCTAAAAGTGCAGGACGGACAGGCGGCGCAATGGTCAATAAATCGGCAGGCGCTGTCGGTGGACTCGTCGGCGTCGCCGGTGGTTTAGCCGGCAAACAGCAGGGCTCGGGGGAAGCCTCTGCCGGACAAAAGGGTGGAGCTCCTAAGTCGGCACCGAGTCACGAGCAGAAAAATAATCAAACGGCCGAATCAGAAGCAGAGAGTGGCGGACGTGAAGCGGCAGCCGGTGTCGAGGAAACGACCACGGCCAACGAGCAGGCTCCCGGTTCGATCCATGATGAGATGGATAAGCAGGACGGGGAAGAATCTGCTTCGGGAGCTGCGGGTCCGCCGTCCCTTCATGATGAAATGGCGAAGAAAGGCTATACAGGTGCAGGAACGCCTCCTTCAAAACAAGGGAAGAAGGCGAACGACGCCGGAAAACCGGGGCAAGGCGGCGCAGCTGGACAAGGAGAGAAATCCGGAACCGGCTCCGGCGCTCCGACCGGCGGAGCTTCTGGAGCACAAACGTCCGGAGCACCGGCTTCGGGACCTGAGCAGGGCGTGCAGCGGATGCCGAATGCTCCTGGAGGGGCGGAGGACCGTGGCAGCACGGGAACATCCGCGGAGCACTCCACAGAGAGCGGAGCTCCTGCTGCAGGAGTCTCCGGGGGCAACCGTCCGGGAACCGCATCTTCCGGTTCTTCTTCCACAGCATCAAGATCCGGAGGGACCGAAACGGCTCCGGGCACATCAGAAAAAGGAGCATCGAGCTCTAGCGGCACCGTTTCTCCCGGATCGTCTCCACGCGGGGCGGGCTCTGCCTCCAGCGGTTCTTCCGGCAGTAGACCGGCGGCATCCGGATCGAGCGGTTCTGCTCCTGTCGAGCGGGTGACGACAACGACGAAGACGACGACTGCCGGTCCGGCAGCGCCTTCTTCCGGCGCTTCACCGGCTCCGGCAAGACAGGAAAGACGGACGACGAGAACAACGTCAAGCGGCGGCAGTTCACGCCCTGTCTCCGGCGGCTCTTCCGGATCCGGAACGCGGGAGGTCATCCATGAACAGGAGCAGGTGGTGGAAGAGCGCCACGTCGGTCACGTGCTCCGCGATACTTTCCAGAACAACCGGACCGTCCAGCATACGCGCACGGGCTACCAAGTCGGCCGGAACACCGGCAAAGCAATGAAGCGCAACGTCAAGAAACAAGTGAAGAAATTTAAAGGATAG